TAAGCCTTGACGGGGATTTGTGGGTAATGAAGTTAGATTTATTGCATTGATTTTACATTACCCACACCATTACCCACAAATTAATTTGTACCCTCGTATTCCTGAGGTTGCCCACAAACGACAAAAAACCCGCTAAACGTAATGTTTATGCGGGTTTATTTGCTAACTGTGGGTACTATCAGTTAATGTATTGGTGGCGAATCAGGGATTCGAACCCCGGACCTGCGGATTATGATTCCGTCGCTCTAACCGACTGAGCTAATTCGCCAAGAACGATATTATCAGCTAAATGCTGTATTTCTGTCAAGCATCTTTTTGCATTTATATGTTTTTTTCATCGCCTGTCTTTGAGTTGGCATCAATTGCAGCGATGACGCTTGCTTGAATGCTTTTATTGAGGGAGGTGGATAGGATGTTGTAATAACTGGTGTAGCTGATGGCGTATAAAAATGTGAAGTTCAGCAAAACCAAAAACAAGCTAATGAAGTAGGTCATCGCTGGCAATGCCATGGCGATGACGGTGGTGACGGCGATAAAGCCAAATAGCGTGAGAACCGTGAGGAGAATGGCGAGCAGTATGGGTAGGATGTTTCGACCTATACTGATGAGGGATAGGGTGATGGCTTGGCTGGCGTTGGTGTTTTGCCAGCCGATGAACATGGGGGCGTAGGTGAACAGTGCGGTGATGGTGAGGGTGACGATTTGAAATACAGCCAACGCAAGGATGGTGGGGTGTTTGCTGAAAAATGCAATTGGGTTGCTGGCGAAATCTTGTGCCAGCAGTTCTGGATCGGTGTTGATGGGTTCGGCAACACCGAGTCCCATTTGCATGAAGCGTCCACCATCGATGAATTGTGATAACAGGAGGCAACCGAGGGCAACGGTGGCATAAAAGACGCCGAGACTGAATAGGCGATTGCGTTGTTTGCCGAAAACACCAGAAAATACTTGGAGGGGATTGACGGGGGTTTGGGTGCGGATTTTTTGACAAATGTCAGCAAGGCCAAAGGCCAGCATGGGGGTCAGAAATGAACTGGCGATGGCGCCAATGAATGGCAATGAAGCCATCATCAT
The window above is part of the Ephemeroptericola cinctiostellae genome. Proteins encoded here:
- a CDS encoding BPSS1780 family membrane protein; its protein translation is MIIPLSITRVPMANGFTWYKNAWQLIQAQPLILLIATGWAIMTLMMMASLPFIGAIASSFLTPMLAFGLADICQKIRTQTPVNPLQVFSGVFGKQRNRLFSLGVFYATVALGCLLLSQFIDGGRFMQMGLGVAEPINTDPELLAQDFASNPIAFFSKHPTILALAVFQIVTLTITALFTYAPMFIGWQNTNASQAITLSLISIGRNILPILLAILLTVLTLFGFIAVTTVIAMALPAMTYFISLFLVLLNFTFLYAISYTSYYNILSTSLNKSIQASVIAAIDANSKTGDEKNI